AGGAGTTCCTATGAAGCTCACCATTCTTATCTTGGAAGATGAACCAGAGGTTCGTACGGCAATAGAACGGGACCTTCTCGTCTTCTTACCTACGGTTCGGATAGAGCCTGCAGAAGACGTCGTTGACGCATGGGACGTCATCTCTGAGATCACCACACAAGGCGATGTTCTTGCCCTAGCTCTGTGCGATCACAGGCTTCCCGGTACCTCCGGAATCGATTTCCTCGTAGAGATGATGAGCGACCCACGAACCGCGAGCGCCAGGAAGGTGCTCGTGACGGGTCAGGCAGACCTAGCAGACACGGTTCGGGCAGTGAACGATGCTGGCCTTGATCACTACATCGCCAAACCGTGGGCCAGCGATGATCTCCGGGCAGTGGTCCGAAAGGAACTAACTGACTACGTCGAAGAATGTGGAATCGATCCGATCGCACACATGCCTGCACTGGACAAGTCACGTGCCTTGGAAATCGTGCGTGCTGAGGGTCTGGCCGACTGAGAGCCGAAGGTCTGGCTGACTGAGCACGGCAGCCTAACTGGGTAAATCCGCAGGTATGGGCAGACCACCTCCGGGCCACTCCCCACCAAGCCATTCCATGGCGGCGTGGTCCACCCTGCCAGATCACTCCTTATGGCCGAAGTTTGAATCGTGTCCAAAGATCCGATCAAGTTCGCGGCGTTCCTTCTTGGTCGGGCGCCCTGCCCCTCGGTCACGCTGCATAACTGGCATATAGACTTTAGGTCTCTCAGGGGTCAGATCCTCATAGCACTCTTGGGCTGCGGGCGCACCCACACGTTTGGATATGAGTTTCTTGACCTTGAAAACGCGGTCGAATCCCTCCACTCGATAGCGGACCTCGTCTCCCAGATGGACCGGCGTAGCAGCCTTCACAGGTTCGCCGTTTAGCCGCACATGCCCGGCGCGACACTCCGAGGTTGCAAGCGACCTGGTCTTCGTCTGGCGCACACTCCACAGCCACACATCCAACCGCACACTATCCACAGCTCTTCACCTCACACCTGTACGTAGAGACCTACGATCCCGTCCACCTCATCAGTAAACACCAGTTGATTACCCGACCATCCCAGCGTAAAAGGCTGGAGGTCCATTGTCGCTTCATTCCTTGAGGAAAGAAGGTGGCGGAGAGCGTCATCGTCCAGTGAGGCAGCAACGTGGCCGTCTGCGGCCACAAGGACCGAATAGTCGATGGTGTTTCCACCCGATTCACCAGTGGCGTCGCCAACTCGTCGAACGTTCACGATCACCACGTCGTGCGTCAGGTCTACTCCTGAGACCGTCGCATCGCTCAACGGAACAGAATAGCCCGCCGGCAATACAAGAGTGCCGTCATCAAGTTGTGCTAACTCAAGCGAATCAGACTCAGGAACTATGTAATGATCAGCGTCTGGCACGGCCGCGACGGCGTCGGCAATAGATTCGAGCATAGTGCGGGCACTGCGAAGCGTGAGGTTGGGTGCGCCAGTAGAACTGAGCAGGATCGCACCAGGAACTGGAACTTGCCACTCTTTCCCTGAGATGGAGTAGCCAATGAACGGTGCCGAACTATCCGCACAAACCACACCATCGCTTAACCCAACGCATTCGTCAGGCACACCGGAAAACAGGACGCTGTTCCGTTCAAAAGAGAACAGCACAGCCTCGGATCCGGGCACGGAGACGCGCGCGAAGGCTCCAGCAACGGTGGCGTCCACATCAACCACTTCGGAGGACTCGGGGGCTTGAATCCGAAGGTTCGCATCATTGACAGCCGCGCCCGTACCATCGAATCCGGTCATGTGCATGTACGTGGTGCCATCCCACGTCAGAAAGTAGGCGACATCCGCGTACATCCCCACAAAAAGGAATGTGCCGGGAGAACCAGCTGGAAGCTCAGTGGAGGTCCCATCGTGCGGTGACAGCATGAACACGTTCTCAACCGTCCGTACGCCCTGGTCATAGCTCATCGCCTCGCAGACGATCTCGGAAGCGTTCGAACACGTCAGCCAACCAGCCCCTGTGGTGCTCCACGACTCCGTGTAGTTCGGGCTGGTGTATCCGGTGACCGTGTACGTCTGTGCGGATAGATCGCTCCGGTATACGACCACGTCGCCGCCCACCACAAGCGTGCCATCCCACGGGTTGGTTGCTGGCCTGGTCTCAATTGCAGCGACTGGGGTGAAGCCATCCACTTCTGGAAGGTCCGCGATCTGAGCGGCAGCTCCCGTGGTAGGCGCAGGGTCTGCAGTTTGGTCCGGGCTCGGTGAGCCTATCTGCGTGCTCGTGTCCTGTACAGAAGCCTCTCCTGCGCAACCCACAAGAACAGAACTTGCCACCACCATGGCAACGACGAATAGCCCCCTGCCAGCTCGAGCCTTGCCGATTAACTGCACCGATCGCTTCCCTTCCTCACCACCGAGTTCTTTCGGCTGTGGACCATCAATACTGTGGAGCCTACATGCGCTCTTTCATATCTGCGCTAATAGCAGGGTGGACTTCAGCCACCAGCCAATCCCGAACACGTCCGGAGTGGTCGACGTCGCACAGCCCGCGAAGTGGACTTCAGCCACCAGCCAATCCCGAACACCTGCCCGCAGCGTCTGCGGGGACGGCACAATAGACACCAAGGAGGTTGTCCATGAGCGAGCTAGACGATTGGGATGATTCACCCACACCCGCTGATGAGCCAGACACGGATTGGTTCGAGGGAAGCACCCCCACGCGGCCTCACCGCGGCACACACCACCGCTTGGTGCCCCTACTGCCTAGTCCTTACCAGGGGTCATTTCGCGCTCGGCACGGCAGCCAGCATCATAGTTCGGACAATGAGGTAGAGATAGGCCACGAGCTGGAAGCTGTGCCTCCCGAACGAAGTACGAGCGCCTCCTCCGATCCCATGACTGAAAGCACCGGGGTTCTCAATGCCCTTCTCGGACTGACGTGCGTTGCGTTATGCACAGTACTCATTCACTTCGCAATAGCCGATGCTGGAGCTCCCGCACGGTGGATAATCAGTCTGATCGGAATGCTCCTCATCGTGGGAGTATTCGTTACTGCTGTCATGATGGAGCGCCGGAGGGCAAGCACAGGAAGCAGCCGGCGCCGGCTCTATCCGTTACTCGGCATTGTGGTTGCGGCAGGGGTGTGGGCTGTGACCAGCCTTGCGGTTGCGTACGTCGGGTGAGGAAAATCCTCACCCGACGCCACCATCAGAGCATGCAGGAAACGCAACCTTCGACTTCGGTCCCTTCGAGTGCCTGCTGACGGATACGCATGTAGTAGAGGGTCTTAATGCCCTTCTTCCATGCGTAAACGTAGTTTCGATTGACGTCACGCGTAGTCACGGTGTCTGGATAGAAGAGCGTCAAGGACAAGCCCTGGTCCACGTGCTGGGTTGCTGCCGCATACGTGTCAATGATCTTCTCGGGCCCGATTTCGTAGGCGTCCTGATAGTACTCCAAGTTCTCATTGGTCATGTAGGGAGCCGGGTAGTACACCCGCCCGATCTTCCCTTCCTTACGGATTTCGATCTTGGAGACGATCGGATGAATCGAGGATGTGGAGTTGTTGATGTAGGAAATCGAACCGGTGGGAGGAACTGCTTGAAGGTTCTGGTTATACATCCCGTACTTCTGTACGTCGGCCTTCAGTTCCACCCAATCCTGCTGGGTAGGAATGTGAATGCCCTCGAAGAGCTCCCACACACGCTTGGTGGCCGGCTCCCACACCTGGTCTACATACTTGTCGAAGAACTCACCGCTCGCATACTTCGAATCTTCGAAGCCTTCGAAATGCACCCCACGTTCCTTGGCGATCTCCATCGATGCGCGAATGGCATGGAAGACCACTGTGTAGAAGTAGATGTTGGTGAAGTCGAGTGCCTCTGGTGAACCGTAGAAGATGCGTTCGCGGCCCAAGAAGCCGTGCAGATTCATCTGGCCCAAGCCGATCGCGTGCGACATGTCGTTGCCGCGGCGAACGGAAGGAACAGAATCGATCGTCGTTTGGTCTGACACTGCGGTGAGAGCGCGCACGGCGGTCTCCACGGTCTTGCCAAAGTCTGGGGAATCCATCGACTTCGCGATGTTCATCGATCCAAGGTTGCAGGAGATGTCCTTGCCGATGTGTTCGTAGTTGAGGTCATCACTCAGCACAGAAGCTTCAGAGACCTGAAGGATCTCTGAACACAGGTTGGACATCGTCACTTTGCCCTTGATGGGGTTGGCGCGATTAACGGTGTCTTCAAAAACGATGTAGGGATAGCCAGATTCGAACTGGATCTCAGCCAGTGTCTGGAAGAACTGCCGTGCGTTGATCTTCGATTTGCGGATCCGCTTGTCGTCCACCATCTCGTAGTACTTCTCAGTAACGCTGATCTCACTGAAGGGAACGCCATACACCCGTTCGATGTCATACGGAGAGAACAAGTACATGTCCTCGTTGCGCTTTGCGAGCTCAAAGGTGATATCCGGGATCACCACGCCAAGTGAGAGTGTCTTGATGCGAATCTTTTCATCGGCGTTCTCACGCTT
The DNA window shown above is from Changpingibacter yushuensis and carries:
- the nrdE gene encoding class 1b ribonucleoside-diphosphate reductase subunit alpha → MAATTLTDTGEEQFTDPNRDYHSLNAQLNLYGTDGKIQFDADHQAARQYFLQHVNNNTVYFHDLEEKIDYLITEGYYEKEVLDQYSFEFVKKLFKAAYAHKFRFPTFLGAFKYYTSYTLKTFDGRRYLERYEDRVSMVALALGAGDEQQALDLEEEIMSGRFQPATPTFLNAGKKARGELVSCFLLRIEDNMESIARGINSALQLSKRGGGVALNLTNLREQGAPIKKIQNQSSGVNPVMKLLEDSFSYANQLGARQGAGAVYLHAHHPDIMRFLDTKRENADEKIRIKTLSLGVVIPDITFELAKRNEDMYLFSPYDIERVYGVPFSEISVTEKYYEMVDDKRIRKSKINARQFFQTLAEIQFESGYPYIVFEDTVNRANPIKGKVTMSNLCSEILQVSEASVLSDDLNYEHIGKDISCNLGSMNIAKSMDSPDFGKTVETAVRALTAVSDQTTIDSVPSVRRGNDMSHAIGLGQMNLHGFLGRERIFYGSPEALDFTNIYFYTVVFHAIRASMEIAKERGVHFEGFEDSKYASGEFFDKYVDQVWEPATKRVWELFEGIHIPTQQDWVELKADVQKYGMYNQNLQAVPPTGSISYINNSTSSIHPIVSKIEIRKEGKIGRVYYPAPYMTNENLEYYQDAYEIGPEKIIDTYAAATQHVDQGLSLTLFYPDTVTTRDVNRNYVYAWKKGIKTLYYMRIRQQALEGTEVEGCVSCML
- a CDS encoding RNA-binding S4 domain-containing protein; this encodes MDSVRLDVWLWSVRQTKTRSLATSECRAGHVRLNGEPVKAATPVHLGDEVRYRVEGFDRVFKVKKLISKRVGAPAAQECYEDLTPERPKVYMPVMQRDRGAGRPTKKERRELDRIFGHDSNFGHKE
- a CDS encoding response regulator translates to MKLTILILEDEPEVRTAIERDLLVFLPTVRIEPAEDVVDAWDVISEITTQGDVLALALCDHRLPGTSGIDFLVEMMSDPRTASARKVLVTGQADLADTVRAVNDAGLDHYIAKPWASDDLRAVVRKELTDYVEECGIDPIAHMPALDKSRALEIVRAEGLAD